The window GTGTATCTACCAAATGAACCCGATCTTTGGTTTATTAGCTGTCAGTACACTTAATAATATTAGCAACACATTATTTACAAAGTTAGATATAAACAATATATGGGCTATAATAGATATAAGCTAGTGGCTTAGTCTGATTGGCTGAGTgtcatttgaatcattttaaattgttgAAACTTGCTCAGCTTGTAATTTGACGCACTGACATTAGCCATAATCTTTGCAGACATCTCTATAAAATGTCTAAGGTGAGAGTTtagatgaaaacaaaactgtaataGAATAAGAACGCAATGAATTTCTAAGTAGTGCTCTTAAAGGATATTGCTCCACTTCTTTGACCTGAGTTCACTCTGCACTAGTTTATTGTTAGGTTCTTCATCTATGTAAAATGTTTCTTTACTCAGGGCTTATGGGCTTAAAGCTCATTAAATCATCATTTCAGTATCTCAGATTATGTTTTGTCAGACACATgataaaagtatttaaaatttACTTAAACCATATTTACAAACTCATTACTTGGTTGGGACTTATTTGCCAAGAATTTCGGCACGTGTGGTGTGGCAGGGAGGCGATCACATTGTTGCACTGCTGGGGTGCCAGGTCAGGCCAGTCACACACAGTAATGATGTTTTTGAGCTGTGGGCAGGTGCTATGTCATGTTGAAAAGGGAAGCAGCATGTCCATAAAGCTTGTCAGGAGATATAGGCATGAAGTGTTCACACATCTCCTGGGAAATGCTGTGTTGGCTTTGGACTCGATGAAGCACAGCAgaccaaccaccaccaccaacataGAGGACATAGTATCTCAAACCATTCAAAAACCTTGACTCCTGTACCTAGGCGCTATGAGCCtgaaatgaaatacaaaaatctTTGTACAGGATGTCGATAATCATTTGGGTAACCGTTACATTGGCAGTTGTCCCCATGATTGTGGTTTTAGTGCTAAACTAGACTGAGAAATACACGCCATTCATATGCAAACTTTGAATTAAATATACTAACACTTTGAGATAATAGATTTCTGATTTTCATGAGCCATAAGCCATAATCACCAaaattaaaacagtttaaaatactTCCACtatacatgtaatttttttagcatttaaagCTGCACAAGACCTCATTTACTGGAGCAAGTATAACTAGTCTCTAAGTAAAATTaatctaatttatttattatttgagcTTTTCATCAGATAAAAAAACTGATAACAAAAGTCATATTTTCTTAATCAATATTGTGTCACTATTAATGTCCCAAAGTCAGCTAATTTATAAGAGCGTATGGACTGTCTCTTCTTGACACATGCTTGATAATGATTTGCTAGAGATTTTGAGTGCTGCATAAACATGATTGTCAAATCTTGAATATGaatttctctccctctgtctgtcttgcTTTTTAATGCAGCAAAGATAAACACCTCAACACAGGACCAAAGAGAGGATTCAAACAAAGGACGACTGTCTGACAGCAGCTCACAGCCACGATGCCGCGCTACAGAGTGAACTGCAGCACCATGATGTTCCTGGTGATTTTACAGGGGGCAGGAGTAGTGCTGTTCTTTAGCTGGTACGCCCAACTCAGCCCCTGTGACCCACAACCCTCCAACGCCAAAGTCCATGTTCTGCTGCTGTCATCGTGGAGATCAGGCTCATCCTTCCTGGGTCAGGTGTTCAGTCAGCACCCGTCTGTCTTCTACCTTATGGAGCCCGGTTGGCATGTGTGGACCAAGCTGCAGAAAAACGGTGCAAGGGCGCTTCGAATGGCAGTGAGGGATCTCTTACGGAGCGTGTTCCAGTGTGACTTCTCAGTGATGGAGTCCTACCTTCCAGAGAACCACAATGTGTCGTCTTTGTTTATGTGGAGTCACAGTCGAGCTCTGTGCTCACCACCAATCTGTCCTCTTACCCCACGTAATCAGTTCAGCAACCAGACTCTGTGCCTAGAGAAATGTGGTGCTGAGGGACTGCAGAGGGTAGAGCAGGCGTGTGACTCTTACTCTCACGTGGTGTACAAAGATGTGCGGCTCTTTGAACTGGAATCACTTTATCCACTTTTGCAGGACTCGAACTTAGATCTCCGCATCATCCACCTGGTCCGAGACCCACGGGCAGTTGTGCGGTCTAGGGAAGAGTCAGCCAAGGCCTTTGTGAGTGATAACGCAATCGTCTTGGAACAGAAACGCATTAAGGAAGCAGAGGTACAGTATCAGGTCATGCAGGAGATTTGTCGCAGCCATGTGCGTATCAACGAGAGGGCGGTCCTGAAGCCCCCTCCATTTCTAAAAGGCCGCTACAAATTGGTTCGCTACGAGG is drawn from Pelmatolapia mariae isolate MD_Pm_ZW linkage group LG7, Pm_UMD_F_2, whole genome shotgun sequence and contains these coding sequences:
- the LOC134630394 gene encoding carbohydrate sulfotransferase 6-like; the protein is MPRYRVNCSTMMFLVILQGAGVVLFFSWYAQLSPCDPQPSNAKVHVLLLSSWRSGSSFLGQVFSQHPSVFYLMEPGWHVWTKLQKNGARALRMAVRDLLRSVFQCDFSVMESYLPENHNVSSLFMWSHSRALCSPPICPLTPRNQFSNQTLCLEKCGAEGLQRVEQACDSYSHVVYKDVRLFELESLYPLLQDSNLDLRIIHLVRDPRAVVRSREESAKAFVSDNAIVLEQKRIKEAEVQYQVMQEICRSHVRINERAVLKPPPFLKGRYKLVRYEDMARNPLEEISAMYQFVGLEMTTQLATWIYKVTHGKGKGSIKEAFKITSRSATNVSQAWRTMLPHNKVRRIQEVCKGAMSLLGYRTVNSEKEQKRLDIDLLVPREPYQFSWLPDKTQHPNNN